The DNA segment TCACTGCTTTGAATTTTTGTAAAGTCGGTGTCATTAATAGCTAAAATCTGATCGCCTAAGTCAATTGGAATATTCTTGTCTACGACTTTGGACATTACTGTCGCTTTGCCATCCACAAAAAGATAGGTAAATCCGAAACCATCTAATTCTGCTGGCTCGACGGTTGAATTCTTTTTAAAGTGAATTTTATTCGTATTCCAATCGATTACAAAGACATAGTTTTTAAGGAATTCGTTCCCAATTAAAGTCGAAGCTCCACTATCCATAAGTTCATCTTCAAAAATGCTTGAGTTTAGAGTTAGGGCACTTTTCATTACAAACGTTGTATCACTTCTACTATTTCCATAAATCCCAATTGAATTTACTCCAGATTTAATATAGAATTTCTCTGAACTTGTAAGTTCTTGATGGTAAGAAAGATCATTAGCGATTTTGATATTTCCTGCATATCCCGTGTCAAAGGTAAAATCTTGAATTTTATCATTAACAAGTCCCGCAACGTGCGGAGTTTTTTGAGCTTTGCTAGTAAAATCTAAAGTGAAGTCAGACTGCTCAATATTGAAAAGCGCTGCATTTTTTGAAGCGCTAATTTTTTTGTTTTGGTAATCAAATTGCCAATTTAATTTAGCTAATAAATTTGCACCCACTATTCCATCAAATCCAAAACACTTTAACTCCTGATTATTTATGGTCATTGCTACAGCAGCAATATTTTTAAAAGTCAAATCTCCAATCTTGATTTCCGGCAAAAGACAAAAGTCTTGTGTTTCCTTATTCTTTTGTGAATCGCCGACAGTTGCTGAATGCAATGTTTTTAAATCTAAATCTTCAAATATCTCTTTAGAAATTACCATTGCCGCGCCCGTATCTACCAAAAACCAGTACTCTTTTCCTTTGATAGTCACTTTGCATAGCGGCAAGTCTTTTACGATTTTCAAATTAACTACCTCGATATCTTTATTGATAATAGCTTCTCCTGAATTAAAAAATTTCTGATTGGAACTGCAGCTTATATTTAAAAATATCAAAAGTATAATAATGGCTTTAAATCTCATCGCATAGAATTTTCGTAGTAATGGATAAATATAGGTTTAATTTGGATATTATTGAGGTTTCAATTTTTGACATTTATGCTATAGAGGGACACGAGCGGGACGATTGCAGCAGCTTAAAAAACAAGCTTTCAAAATGCTGTTTTATTAGAAAGACTTCTCCGCTAGTGGAAGTATCTTGCTCGTGCCCACAAATTGAATAAAGCATAATAGGAGCACAAGATAAAGTGAAGAATTCTATTTAAACTTTCTAGCAGAAGTACTTCAAAAAAAGACAAATCGTCTTCTTTCTATTGGTCTAATAAGAAACCAATCTTCCTTGGGATTGACAAAACGTGAATCGAGCTCTGTTCTTTCCGAAAGGAAAAATTTTAAAATAATTCTACAAAAAAACCGACTAATTGCTTAGTCGGTTTTGTGATTTATAAATTTTATAGCCTATCTAAATGATTTTCTTGAACCTGTAGTAGAAAATATTGCCGCCATTCTTGTAGCTTGTCCATTTGAAAACATGTACATTCCAGCGTCATCAGTGTAATCCATGTAATTCATATACATTTCCAACGGTGTTCCAGAGCAAGTACTTCTGTGGCCAACTGCAGGAATACCGTAATTTGAAGTATTATGTGTAGGCGTATCGGCAACAAGATCGCTTCCGCAAGTTGCATCACCCCAGATATGACGAAGATTCATCCAGTGACCCACTTCGTGCGTGGCAGTTCTACCTTTATTGAAAGGTGCCACAGCTGATCCAGTTGTTCCAGTGTATTTTGAATCGATTACAACACCATCGGTCGTAGAAGATCCACCAGGAAATTGCGCGTAACCCAAAATTCCACCGCCGATATTACAAACCCAGTAGTTTAATTTGGTTGTAGGAGAAGTTGCAGCGATACCGCCCGAAGCAGTACTTTTCATCGCATCATTGGTACCCCAAGAAGTTTTGGTTGTTGATTTTCTAACTACATTGTCTAAAACGAAACGAACATTTAGCGCACCTCTAACCGAGTTGAAAGGATTGCTCGAATTGTAATCGGTATTTGTTCCTTGAAAATCTTTGTTAAGCACATCAATTTGGGATTGCAATTGTGCTTGCGAAATATTTTCGGCAGTAGTTCTATACAACACGTTGAAAACTACGGGAATTTCAAGAACACCATTTACGATTTTACCATTTTTGATAAATTCATCGGTCTGTTCTTCGATGGCATTCATTCTCAATGCTAGTGTCGGATCTGCTTTAAGCTGACGATCCAAAACTTCATGCGAAGCACAGCCTCTTTGTGCGACATTTGGAGATTGATTTACTGAGTTTTCAGATGAGTCATCATTCTGACAAGCAATCATCAAGAAAAGCAATGCCACTGCGATAAGGGATTTTTTCATAATTCTAATAAATATTAAGTAGGTTAATTAATGCTGCAAGTATATAATATTTTCTTAAAATAAAATTTAAAATTATAACATTTTTTTTGAGATTTTAATTGCATTGAACTTGCGAACAAAACAATTCATTTATAAATCTCCTTATTTATTAGCAAATTGTGGATTTTAAAGCTTGAATAATCAACTCTACAAAGTTTTAACCGCAAAGATATTTGTAAGAATAATCTTTGTATGGGATTTGAAGCGAAATAGTTTGACAGAAATAGGCGGTTTATTTACGCTGTATATATTTTCAGCGCTTGCAAAAAAATATAGAAATTCAGCAACATAAATAATATAGCGGGAAACGATGCGATAAAGCCGTCTTTGACTTTTAGTCGGACGATTACGCCAAAGAACATTAGTAATGAAAGTCCTCCTGAAGAAATTAGTAAAAAGAAGTCGGATTTGAGTCCTAGCAATAAACCCAGAGCACCAACAATTTCCAAAACGGCGGTTAGCGTTCCTAATTTTGCTAATCCGAATCGGACAAATTCGCTTTTCATTTTTGGCGATGCAAAATAGGAGATTCCGTAGCCGAGGAAAGAAAGGCTAGAAAAGACAATCAGAAGGTTAAGTGAAGTCATCACTAAATCATATTAAGAGATACGGCGGCGATGAAAAGACAAAGTGCTAGTAGGAATAATGATGGTATTCTCTTCTGCCAAGGATTGTTAACTTTAAAGTGGAAATACTGTGCGCTAATCATCAAGAAAGCCATAATTAGAGCGGGAATTAAAACAAGCTCTTTGTGCCAAATTCCCACAACGAGCAAGGTTGCCAAGATAATTTTGGTTGCGCCAACGATTGTGCGCATTTGGTCGCTTAGTTCGTATTGTTTGAATTCTTTTACGATATTATCAAATCGGAATACCCAAACGATAATAATTGAAACAGCGACGATTAATTGTGCGGCGATTGCTATATTTTCCATTTTGAGGATATTTTAGTGGTTTTAGGTTGTGGTTTTTTGTTTGATAAAAGTAGGTTATAAAAGTTTAGTAAAAACATTTTGTTTAATTATTTTTTAATAAAGTTAAACACGTTTGTTTTTTAATTTAATAGCCGATTAAATAAGATAGCTATCTATGGCATTACACGCAGAACTTTGCGCTTTTTTTATAAAGTCGTCCCGAAGGGACTTTGACTTCACGTTCGAATATCTTAACCCGCGGTTGAAACCGCGGGCTACAATAACGCCGTCCCGATGGGACTGAGAAGCTGTTAATGGGAAGATTGAAAGATTGGGAGAGCAATAAAGGTACAAACATTGTCCTTTAGGTTGAGCGCCTCGCTGGTGTTATTAAATAATTTTACGTGACTGTCTGCATAAATATCTCAAATAACCGATTTATCGGGAAAGCTTTATTCTAATCCGCGGCATTAGCTGTGAGTACAGATAATATTGAATTTCCAGATACTCCCGTAAGGAAGATTTTATTGTCGCCTACAGTTTAATTTTGGCTTAAGAGGAATATTTAATGAAGAGAGAAGCATCGCCACAGATTTACGGCAGCAGGTAGATTTAATTGCGGGCAAAGAAAATATTGGATTCCCAAAAAGTCCCGTAGGGACGATGTTATTGTAACCCGCAGTTTGATTTTGGCTCAAGAGGAATATTTAATGAAGAGAGAAGCATCGCCACAGATTTATGGCAACCGGCAGATTTAATTGCGGGCAAAGAAAATATTGAATTTCCCAAAAGTCCCGTAGGGACGATGTTATTGTAACCCGCAGTTTTAACTGCGGGTAATAATGCGCCGGAAGATAAGAAAGTCCCATAGGGACGATGTTATAAATTATAGAGTTTTAGAACGCAAAGTGCGCAAAGCTGGGTGAGTATTTTAGTAACTTTTATAGATCAAAGTACTTTGTATTTACCACCAAAGGAATTATCATTGCTAGCAAAATCCAGAAGAGTTTCACAAATTTATTATGGGAATTTATCATAATTTGAATCTTTTCGTTTTCGGTATTGTCTTCAATTGGCAATGGCATCCAACCATAAAATGTTCCGCCGTGAAAACTTCCAATTGAAGATTTAAAATCAGGATCTTCCAACTTCTTTTTCAAATCTGCATATTGAATATGTCTATCGTAGACGAATACAAGAATGAGTAGTAGAATGACAGAAAAAGAGATGAATATTATGACTTCTAATTCTAACATAATATATTTTTAATTATTCAACTTTCTGTAGCATTTACAATCTTATCTTCTTTAATATTTCAGAAATATCTTGATCATAATAGTCAATCCAAACTGTCTTAACTCCCAATGATTCTGAATCTTTTTCTTCAAATCTATTTTTAAGCTCCGTCAAAAAATTAATCGTGTCCTCTACTTGCAATAAATCCATTATTT comes from the Flavobacterium ardleyense genome and includes:
- a CDS encoding zinc metalloprotease — its product is MKKSLIAVALLFLMIACQNDDSSENSVNQSPNVAQRGCASHEVLDRQLKADPTLALRMNAIEEQTDEFIKNGKIVNGVLEIPVVFNVLYRTTAENISQAQLQSQIDVLNKDFQGTNTDYNSSNPFNSVRGALNVRFVLDNVVRKSTTKTSWGTNDAMKSTASGGIAATSPTTKLNYWVCNIGGGILGYAQFPGGSSTTDGVVIDSKYTGTTGSAVAPFNKGRTATHEVGHWMNLRHIWGDATCGSDLVADTPTHNTSNYGIPAVGHRSTCSGTPLEMYMNYMDYTDDAGMYMFSNGQATRMAAIFSTTGSRKSFR
- a CDS encoding DoxX family protein: MTSLNLLIVFSSLSFLGYGISYFASPKMKSEFVRFGLAKLGTLTAVLEIVGALGLLLGLKSDFFLLISSGGLSLLMFFGVIVRLKVKDGFIASFPAILFMLLNFYIFLQALKIYTA
- a CDS encoding DoxX family protein → MENIAIAAQLIVAVSIIIVWVFRFDNIVKEFKQYELSDQMRTIVGATKIILATLLVVGIWHKELVLIPALIMAFLMISAQYFHFKVNNPWQKRIPSLFLLALCLFIAAVSLNMI
- a CDS encoding retropepsin-like aspartic protease yields the protein MRFKAIIILLIFLNISCSSNQKFFNSGEAIINKDIEVVNLKIVKDLPLCKVTIKGKEYWFLVDTGAAMVISKEIFEDLDLKTLHSATVGDSQKNKETQDFCLLPEIKIGDLTFKNIAAVAMTINNQELKCFGFDGIVGANLLAKLNWQFDYQNKKISASKNAALFNIEQSDFTLDFTSKAQKTPHVAGLVNDKIQDFTFDTGYAGNIKIANDLSYHQELTSSEKFYIKSGVNSIGIYGNSRSDTTFVMKSALTLNSSIFEDELMDSGASTLIGNEFLKNYVFVIDWNTNKIHFKKNSTVEPAELDGFGFTYLFVDGKATVMSKVVDKNIPIDLGDQILAINDTDFTKIQSSEFCKYFLDRIEKDETEISVTVKRAEEILKFNLTKQEFIK